GCGGATGACATAAGTGATTTGGGGGTGGCGGGATGAAAGCGCTTCACTTTGGCTCGATTCTACTCTTCCTGGTGTCGGCTGCTCCGGCCGGTCTGTGGCATATCGAAGAGGTGGATTACAGCGGCGCGTTAGGTTTCGGAACGTCCCTCGAGCTGGACGCGGACGACCAGCCGCTTATCGCGTACTACATGGATAATCAATTGATGCTCGCCCGGTGGGAGGCGGGGGGATGGAACATCGAGGCGGTTGTAGCAGGTGATTTTGGTGGTGAATCCATTTCCCTGACCCTGGACAGCCTGGACCTACCCCACATAGCTTATGTCGCGAATTGGCCGGCGGTGGACCTTAAATACGCCCACTGGACCGGAACCGAATGGCTGACTGAGACGGTTGACGGTGACGGATCCAGCGGCCCTTACTGTTCCATTGCAGTGGATTCGTCCGATAATCCACACATAGCCTATATGGATGTACAAGCCAACGGTCTGAAATACGCCCGTTGGGACGGCGACGAGTGGCTGCTCGAGATCATAGACACCGATGGCGCTTGTACGGACGTCTCGCTCGCGCTGGATTCGAACGACCGCCCCAACATATCATATACGAACAGGGACGCCGCTGAACTTAAATATGCGCGTTGGGACGGCTCCCAATGGTTGATCGAGACCGTGGACGGCGACGGTCCTTTCCGTACGTTTACTTCGATAGCCCTGGATTCGTCCGAACATCCCCATATCGCCTACGCTTACAACAGCAAAGGCGTCATCTACCAGAAATACGCCTACTGGGACGGGTCGGAGTGGCAGATAGAGAGAGCTGATGGGGGGATTTCGAGTTTGGTTGGTGGTTATTGTTCAATCGCTCTTGATTCCACCGACCAACCCTACATCTCCTATTACAGACAACTTGATACCGTACTCAAATGCGCCCACAATGACGGCTCAGACTGGATTCCCGAGGTTGTGGACCCGGATTCTGGTTCCGGCAGGTATACCTCCATCGAGATTGATTCCCTCGACCAGCCCCATATCAGCTACGAAGGCTCACCTCCCGATTCCAAAGGTCTCCGGTACGCCTGGTACGAGGTCTCCTTTCATCTTTTAAGCCCCGGGAATGGCGATACAGTATACGCATTTCCCATTACGTTTGACTGGGAAGACCACGATCTTGACGGTCTCGAGAGCTACACCCTCTGGTGGGGGACCGATCCGGACTTCATCACCTATAACGAAGTTACGGATATTGACGAGTCGGAGTATACGTTAGTTGGCGGCATCGAGGACGGGGACCGCATCTACTGGCGTGTGAAATCGCTGGACGACGGGGACGGCGAGTACTGGGCCGAGGAGATGAATTGGTACTTCGACGTGGAATTGATCCAATTTCATCTCCTGGATCCAACGAAGGGCGAGGTCGTTGATACTCTTTCGCCACTCCTGGATTGGGAGGATTCCCCCGACTCCGACCACGAATCCTACACCCTCTGGTGGGGAACCGACCCGGACTTCGTTACCTACAATGAGGTTACCGGTATAAACGAATCTAAGTATACGATTCCGAGCGGAATCGGTGATGGGGACCGCGTCTACTGGCGGGTGAAATCACTGGACGACGAGGGCGGCGACTACTGGGCCGAGGAGCTGGACTGGTACTTCGATGTTGACCTGCCCGGCGGGATTGATCTTGCCGATTTCGGCGCGGGCGCGACCGACGAGGGCGTTCTCGTAAACTGGCGCTTCTCTGGCGAAGAGCCCACCGGGGTGCGCGTCCTGCGGGGCGTGGGCGAGCCGGAAGTTATATCAGGAAATTTAACCGGCGATTCATCCAGATACCTCGACCGGGATGTAGAACCCGGCGAGAGTTACGCCTACTGGCTGGAGGTCGTCGAGGCCGACGGGACTGTCGAGCGCTTCGGGCCGACAGAGGCTGTCTCGGTCCCCGAGATAACGTTTGAGCTCGTCCTCTACGCCGCCTACCCGAGCCCGTCGCGGGACACCGTCAACTTCGCCTACTCCCTGCCCGCCGACGGCCGCGTCGTGCTATCGGTTTACGATTTATCGGGTCGGAGGATTGCGACGCTGGTCAACGACGAGCTGACCGCCGGTCGTCACGAGGCGTCCTGGAACTGCGCGGAAATCACCTCCGGCGTGTACCTCTACCGCCTGGAAACGAACGCGGGGTCGCTGACGAAGCGGCTGGTAGTCAGCCGGTAGCGGCTCTCCTCACCCCCGTTTGCGATGACGTAGGGGCCGACCTTTAGGTCGGCCCTTTTTATTAAGACAGCCCTCACCCCCATCCCCGTGCCTCGCAGGCCTCCCACGGGGAGAGGGGGGCCGCGTATATGCCTCTACCCTCACCCTAACCCGTAGGCGAGCCTCTCCCTTAAAGGGAGAGGGGACCGCTACACCCCTCACCCTAGCCCGTCGGCGAGCCGCTCCCTAAAAGGGGGAGGGGACATGCGGCAGCCCTCACCCCTGCCCGTGAGGCTGAGCCTCCTCCCACAGGAAGAGGGTGGGACACCTGCCCCGCGCCTCGCTAGTGGCGATACGTGGGGTGGGGATTCCTAACCCACCACTGTAATTCTCCAATCGCCGACCGGCGGGACCTCGCCGACGCCGGCGATTTTTGCTATAATCTTTTCGTCACGTGTAAGCGAGGTTCCCCATGCCCACCCCGGACCAGATACGCGACGTCATGCTCTTCGCCGGTCTAGACGATTCCGAGCTCGAGGAGGTCGCCTCCCGCATGAAGGAGGAGACCTTCGCCAAGGACGACTTCATCTTCTACGAGGGCGACACCGGGGACAAG
This region of bacterium genomic DNA includes:
- a CDS encoding T9SS type A sorting domain-containing protein, with protein sequence MKALHFGSILLFLVSAAPAGLWHIEEVDYSGALGFGTSLELDADDQPLIAYYMDNQLMLARWEAGGWNIEAVVAGDFGGESISLTLDSLDLPHIAYVANWPAVDLKYAHWTGTEWLTETVDGDGSSGPYCSIAVDSSDNPHIAYMDVQANGLKYARWDGDEWLLEIIDTDGACTDVSLALDSNDRPNISYTNRDAAELKYARWDGSQWLIETVDGDGPFRTFTSIALDSSEHPHIAYAYNSKGVIYQKYAYWDGSEWQIERADGGISSLVGGYCSIALDSTDQPYISYYRQLDTVLKCAHNDGSDWIPEVVDPDSGSGRYTSIEIDSLDQPHISYEGSPPDSKGLRYAWYEVSFHLLSPGNGDTVYAFPITFDWEDHDLDGLESYTLWWGTDPDFITYNEVTDIDESEYTLVGGIEDGDRIYWRVKSLDDGDGEYWAEEMNWYFDVELIQFHLLDPTKGEVVDTLSPLLDWEDSPDSDHESYTLWWGTDPDFVTYNEVTGINESKYTIPSGIGDGDRVYWRVKSLDDEGGDYWAEELDWYFDVDLPGGIDLADFGAGATDEGVLVNWRFSGEEPTGVRVLRGVGEPEVISGNLTGDSSRYLDRDVEPGESYAYWLEVVEADGTVERFGPTEAVSVPEITFELVLYAAYPSPSRDTVNFAYSLPADGRVVLSVYDLSGRRIATLVNDELTAGRHEASWNCAEITSGVYLYRLETNAGSLTKRLVVSR